In the Oryzias latipes chromosome 23, ASM223467v1 genome, one interval contains:
- the LOC101161849 gene encoding cyclin-dependent kinase 17: MEKMKRIKKRLSLTLRPSQTIDESLSELAEQMTMEDGGTKDNEPFMRNGRPPTSHSMHSFLHQYTGSFKKPPLRRPHSVIGGTLGSFMAMPRNGSRLDIVHENLKMGSDGESDQASGTSSDEVQSPTGVCLRSRVHRRISMEDLNKRLSLPADIRIPDGYLEKLQLSSPPFDQPLSRRSRRASLSEIGFGKLETYIKLDKLGEGTYATVFKGRSKLTDNLVALKEIRLEHEEGAPCTAIREVSLLKDLKHANIVTLHDIVHTEKSLTLVFEYLDKDLKQYMDDCGNIMSMHNVKVFLFQILRGLSYCHRRKVLHRDLKPQNLLINEKGELKLADFGLARAKSVPTKTYSNEVVTLWYRPPDVLLGSSEYSTQIDMWGVGCIFYEMAAGRPLFPGSTVEDELHLIFRLLGTPTEDKWPGISSIEEFKSYNFPKYKPQPLINHAPRLDGDGIELLLSFLKYESKARISADEAMKQSYFRQLGTRVHALPENVSIFTLKEVQLQRDPGYRNSSYPESANNKVNRRQSMLF, encoded by the exons AGCCTTTCATGAGGAACGGCCGCCCGCCCACCTCCCACAGCATGCACTCCTTTCTGCACCAGTACACCGGCTCCTTCAAGAAGCCGCCCCTGCGCCGGCCGCACAGCGTCATCGGCGGCACCCTCGGCTCCTTCATGGCCATGCCGCGCAACGGCAGCCGTCTAG ACATCGTTCATGAGAACCTGAAGATGGGCTCCGACGGCGAGAGCGACCAGGCGTCCGGGACGTCCTCAGACGAGGTTCAGTCTCCCACGGGCGTCTGTCTGAGGAGCCGGGTCCACCGGCGGATCTCCATGGAG GACCTGAACAAGCGGCTGTCCCTGCCCGCCGACATCCGAATTCCCGACGGCTAcctggagaagctgcagctcagcAGCCCCCCCTTCGACCAGCCGCTCAGCCGGCGCTCCCGCCGAGCCTCGCTG TCTGAGATCGGCTTTGGGAAGCTAGAGACCTACATCAAGCTGGACAAACTGGGAGAG GGAACGTACGCCACCGTGTTCAAAGGCCGCAGTAAGTTGACGGACAACCTGGTGGCGCTGAAGGAGATCCGGCTGGAGCACGAGGAGGGGGCGCCGTGCACCGCCATCAGAGAAG TGTCGCTGCTGAAGGACCTGAAGCACGCCAACATCGTGACGTTACACGACATCGTCCACACCGAGAAGAGCCTCACGCTGGTCTTCGAGTACCTG GACAAAGATCTGAAGCAGTACATGGACGACTGCGGGAACATCATGAGCATGCACAACGTGAAG gttttcctctTCCAGATTTTGCGAGGCCTGTCTTATTGCCACCGGAGGAAGGTCCTCCACCGAGACCTGAAGCCGCAGAACCTCCTCATCAACGAGAAGGGGGAGCTGAAACTGGCGGATTTCG GTCTGGCGAGGGCCAAGTCGGTTCCCACCAAAACCTACTCCAACGAGGTGGTGACCCTCTGGTACCGCCCTCCAGACGTCCTCCTGGGATCCTCGGAATACTCCACGCAGATCGATATGTG GGGCGTCGGTTGTATATTCTATGAGATGGCTGCAGGTCGGCCTCTGTTCCCCGGCTCCACCGTGGAGGACGAGCTTCACCTCATTTTCCGGCTACTCG GAACGCCCACGGAGGACAAGTGGCCGGGAATCTCCTCCATCGAAGAGTTCAAGTCCTACAACTTCCCCAAATACAAACCTCAGCCGCTGATCAACCACGCCCCCAG GCTGGACGGTGACGGCATCGAGCTGCTGCTTTCTTTCCTCAAA TACGAGTCCAAGGCCAGGATCTCAGCCGACGAGGCCATGAAGCAGTCCTACTTCAGGCAGCTCGGGACCAGGGTCCACGCGCTGCCCGAGA ACGTGTCGATATTCACACTGAAGGAGGTGCAGCTGCAGAGAGACCCCGGATACAGGAACTCCTCGTACCCAGAGTCAG CAAACAACAAGGTCAACAGAAGGCAGAGCATGCTCTTCTGA